Within Lolium rigidum isolate FL_2022 chromosome 5, APGP_CSIRO_Lrig_0.1, whole genome shotgun sequence, the genomic segment GTTTGCAAGTCATGTAAACAACTGTCCAACACCAACAAATGGATGGTAACTACCTGTATAAAGAAATGAGACGTCAAATGAGAGAATTATCGAGCCTAAAACCATAAACTATGACTAAACTATAATTTATTCACTGCCCGTCAAATGTAGATGTGGGCAAACATGGTACAGCTGAGACATACAAATGGGCCAAAATACAAGCCAAATATAACCTACCCTGCACTGAAACTGCATGGGCCTACTGTCTTTAAAATGCTTCTCGCGTAAGATCGGACACGGCAAAACTGTGCTCGGTGAACTGTCCTTTAAGCCACCAGGCATGAGTGGGGAAGTAGCACGTTCTCTATTCAGTTCAGTGTGACTGATGGATGTAACTTGAATATATGTTACTGGGGTTAACAATAGTTCATGtctgtagcaaaaaaaaaaaaaactttagacAGCACAGAATATGTCACTTCAAATTTGCACAACACAGAATATGCTGCAGCATTTCATAAGATTCACTTTCAGTTAAACATTATGCGGAAAGACCATCAGCTCTATTATCAGTAATAACATGGATCATCAATCATTATTATTCGTCGCCTTTAGCAAGTAAGACTTGACAACAATAACTTTATAGTTTTGGAGGAATAATGCATCAACTTGTTTTATTGGTTGACAATAAATAGGTCTTCTACACTGAAATTCATGTCAGCTCTCACACTAGCTGCATACGAAGATCCTGCATACACTAATTCCCATTCTACGAGGCTTACTTACCTTGGAAATAATACAAAATTGCCAAGTATAGCTACTGACTACACCCTCAGTGAGGGCAATCAAAGTATGAATAAGAAATGCATATCTTTCTACTGACAAAGGAGTGTAACTCCACTCTACTAAGGATGTGTGCAACCTAACATCTAGTACAAAACATGCAGATGCAGAGGCCCTTTTATGTTCGTAGCTAAGTTCCCATGCCAATTATGCAGGCAAGCCACAATTCTGCATAGACGAAATTTTCTTACAGCCAACTTAACATGATAATGGAAAGCCAGGAAAGGAAGGAGCACAACACACCGTGTCAAGAGGACGCGGTGGAATGTCACTGATGCCCTCGTCCTATGCCAACAGGATAACAATGTTTGCTTAAGTATCCACGGAGCCGCACCTGCAATGAATTTCATTAAATAGAATGCCAAATTGAGCATTCATTTCAAATGATAACCTAGTCATTTACCGTTTGATTATCATCAGCAAGATGGATACATATGTTGTGCGCCTCATTACCAGGTGTAAGTCGCCAATCCTTACAGTCATGCGAATGGATATTTTCTACTTTCCCGTGTAATGATATTAAATCTCCTTGGACAAGTTTTTCACTTTGCAAGTTAGAAGAACCAAAAGGCTTTTCACGCATCATAATATCGGTGCATGAAGAGACAGTAATAACTTCAATTGAGTAAGAGCACAATCCATTTAATACAGAACACAAGGCATTATATTCTTCCATCTCTCCGCTCACTGCTTCACAATAAAACTTCAATAGAAAATCCAAATGCTGATGGAAGTTATTCCAAGATTGTACTAATCTTATCTCATTATGGAAGGTATTTCTGGAAAATGGTTGATCCACCTCCCCAGTATACTGATCTACAATACCCTGCTTAATGTTTCCATTTCCGTTGAAGGAAATGGCAAGGCTCCAAAGTTTATCTTGAGAATCTAATGAAATTTTGCCGCATTGAAAACATCCACAGCCTTTTACGGCAAAACTTGAACTATCACTAGGACATTCGAGCAGATAGTAGCCACCAATCCGCAGTAACTGCAGTTTGATCAGATAAATCAGTAATTCTAGCTATAAACTAGGGCTAAATGTTGTAAATAAGCTTCATATAAAAACTACACCTGATACTCCAGTAAACGCCCCTCCTTGAACTCCAATAAAATCCTTGATGGGCAACCTTGTTCTTCACAACTAGTATCAATTAGAATAGTACCATCAGATCCACAGGAATAGCTAGACACTAGAGTGCCAGATAGACTGGTGGTTCTGAAGCTTAGGGAACATGGAATATAACATGGTTTCTCCATAGGCACTTTGGAATCACAAAGTGAACGAGTGCTGGACATTCTAAAGCTCTCAGCATGCTCAATGCAATCATCTTGCCCAGTAAACTTAAAATTGTACGGCAGTATCATAGCCTCAGCATACATGCTAGGACCTCGAGTGTCCTGATGCTGCAAGAGGAAAATTGCAAAATGGGAACATCGTTACTTATGAGCATGATGATGCTAAAAACCTCGAGATTTTCAATGGATAGCGAAAGAAGTGCTCACGTTATTGATTGCTGGAAAAATGTGCGACAATTTCAGCAGGTGAAACAGCCTGCCACGATTATTCGTTTGCGAAGGAATTTCTGAGGAAGGGCCAATGCGACTCAATTCACTCCAGTTGACTATAACAAAGATCTTGAGATGATGCAATTTTTTTCGGAATGAGAGCTTCTGAAACACAGCCTTGCAGGATAGTGGATCAGAAACACCATAATGATCTAGGTAAGCCACTGGCCCTTCAAGGGCTAGTTTGCAATCATTTATCTGGTGGCAATAGGAAAATCAGGATGTTGAATATATATAACATAAAAAAAAATGGTTGAATGAATGCGTGAAATAGCCTAACAAACTCAAAAGGTTGGTTATTGAGTAATATCAATAGCGCCAGTTCTACTACACTTCTTCATTTCAGTGTACATAAATGTGAAAAAAATCAGTACAGAAAACACAACTACAGAAACCGTAGATGTTAAAGAGTTATTCAGCTGTACAATGTAAGGCTATTGAGTTCTCTAATTATATAATAAGCCAACACGTAAGCCAAGAAACCCTACAGTTGAAAGTGTATCATTTCATTGTACTGCATATTGTGTTGCTTCGGTGAACCCTACTGGTACATGGCAATAGCAGTATCAGCATTTTGCTGTGCTGCTAATATAGTTAGAATTCATGAATCATCAACCTGCCTAACAAGATCAAGGCAATTGTACAGGACAGAGTTCAAACATATGCCATATTTCTTAACAAATGAACAGTATGGTCTTAGTTCTGACGTTCAAGTGAGTGACATGCACATGCAGTCAATCGATAATGAAATTAATACACAAAATGCATCACTTTGTGGATATTGTAAGTAAATTATGACCATCACCTCATAGATGCCATCTAAGCAAACATTTGGCGGAAGATCAGGTACAATAATATCTATGCATCCTGTGTCATCAACCAACTGGAGCCTCCTTGGCAGTGAAGATATCTGTATTCATAAAAGATGAGGTCACAAAATGTAATAATCCAAGATCTCAACACTAGGTCATGAAAACGAGGCATCTACGTAACTAACTTTTTCTGCAGTTTGTGTAAATAATGAGAGATCATCCACAAAAGGAAAAATGTATAATTCTTTTTTTCTAATCAGAATTAGCAACTTTTATTTGCTATAACTCTAAAAACTTCAAAAGCCTAAGtaaacaaaacacttggcaacatTGTATCATCAAATCAATTGACATAATCTGTTTATAAGCTTGTCAACATGCAAATTATATCCAACAATAAGGCTGCACAAGTAAAAGCATCTGCCAACTATAATCAATGGACTGTTTATAGCAAGCTTCAGGGATGCCCCAtaagatgcaagaaaaattaagtcTCTACTTCTAACCAAATAAATCAATTAAGTGGGTTGCCACCTCCGATTGGCGACATGAAAGCAGTGAAGAATGCTGGAGTTTTAGAAATCGTTAAAAAAAATGTAGGACACGTTCCATGAATGGTACTTCTAGTATTTGTGGACTGAATAAAaaccaacatcataatttttgaaGCAGGTGTCATCAAATTTTTGAAGTCACCTTCATGCTACCCACTAATACAAAGCCCAGATCCGCAGTTGAAATTATCCTTTTGGTGGTACCAGGATAAGGAAGCCCATCACATAGAAACTGGTTAAGTCCCTGGTTGTTACCCTCTTTTTCCATACCGTTCCAACATTTGAGCATTATTGATATCCACAATGATTCACACTTGCAGATGAAATTAGCAAAGGGTATTACCTAACCAAAAAGAAATGGTTAGATGGATAAacgaaataaaaacaaaatttagTTTCATGTATACTGCATACAATTAAAGGAGAACTATTACCAATTTACAGGCTTCCAAGTTTGATCCTGAGCTTTTAATGTCACAATTATGATTGCAGAATTTCACAAGGACATCATGCTGCGCAATCAGATTCAGGTAAGTAAACCACAAGGAAAATAGGCTTTAAAACATAACAAAGGGTTAATACAATGAGCAGTAGAGCAACATTCAGTTCTATTACCATGTAAGTACCAAACTATAATCCAAGAAATAATAACAAAAGAAACACGCTAATGCCTAAGAGCCGTGTTACTTCCAGAAAGACGAATCAGTTCACATCCTATGAGTAGGCCGGACACAATCCAGAATTTACCTACAGAAGAAATATTCAAGATTATGTCTAATTCGTGTAAACCTTGCACAGCCAGCGAAACTTCCCGGGAGGCCACCCATCCCCAAATTACTCCGGGCTAAGCACACTTAACCCAGAGGTTCTTTCGAGATGAGCTTCCAGAAAAGAAGATGCATCTTGTTAGCATGGTATCCTATCAAGCCCTGGGTGTTGTATAAGCCCTATGAGGTGTGAGACAAAAGATGCCCATAGTTATCATGACTCATACATGTGTTTCAGGGGAAAATATTGTCAAGAAAACTGAGCTAGTAGAGCAAATATATGTTGCGACAATTTTAAAAGGCAGTAAGAAAGGTGAGATAATTTACTTTGCATGCTGTGAAACCAAGATCAGTTAAGCACATGCAAAACAAAGCAACAATACAATCAGACTATTAAGTATGTGGACACGCGACATAATTCACTTCAGATATGATACCCATTCATTGAAACACATGTACAACTGATGAACATGCCTGAGGTTCAAATCCCTTTGAAGAGAGAACTTTAGCAGCATAGATGTGAGCCAATCCTTGCTTCTGTTGATACCTTGCAGTTCAAGAGTTTCAGTTAAACAAATTAGTCGCAATACTCTGGTCTACAAACTGTTATACAATGCAGTAAAAATTAGCGAAAGTTACATTTTTTGAGCCCCAAATCTCTTTCTCGAAGCCTAACTTGAATTTCTGCTTAAAGCATGATGTCAAAAGTAATGTCCTGGAAAATGATGCAACAAAAAGACTATACCATGAGATGAGAAAAAAAATATGTATCTTGTATTCTTGTCAATCATTGTTAAAGTATCTGAGAGAAGTAGAAATAGTATCATAAGTCCATACCAAAATCTAGCAGACAGATCCAAAGATTTAAGATACTTCCCCGACAGACCCTTGTTCTCTGCCCTCATATGAAATCTGCAGCAACAGCAAAACCTGTTGAGTAATGCCAGTAACATAACATACTGAATTACTGATATGCGAAAAGTTTCATCTTACTTGGAGTCCATCAGGGAGAAAGAATTTATAGTAATGCTAGTTTTACTGCATGTTCCAAGTAGAACAACTGTCGTCCAATCAAATTTTAGACGAACCAACCGGAGTTTCTTCACAGAAATCTACAAAAGAGGACGAGAACAGTTACACTGGAATCTAATATTATTTAAACAAAAAGATGaataatttgcaaaaaaaaagtgttCAAAACTGTAAATTAGCAACGTACAACAGCACCGATCCGAAGAGAATGCGGCGGCACAAGCTGCTTATCATCAATTAGCAGCCACGCGATACCATCCAGCTCGACCAACATGCCATGCATGTAAATTCCAGAGACAATCCCACTGTACACTCCAGTGCATTTCCCTGGCAACTCACACAATGGTGGAACGCCCACATAGGATGGGCACCATGCCACCATGGTTTTCGCCGATGACACCAGCATGGTGTATGAGCCCTTCTTCCCAACAGAAACCATTTTCTTCCTCAACCCCGTGACAGAGACCGGCCTCCCGATCAGCCTCGCCAGCACGGGCCGCCACCTGCTCGCCGAATCCACAAAGTACACAAACTTCTCCACCTCAAACCTGTGATCCTGCCCGGACTCCGGCTGCGATGCCTTGCACTGGCGGCACCCGCAGCACATCATCTCCGCTATGAATCCGACCAGGTCGCCGGCCTTACTCTTCTGCGCAGCATGCGGCACGCTGAACACCACGCTCACCGACCTCACTACACCGAAAGCGCGACCGCGGGTGGCCGAATCAGGCTCCGCATCCACGCAATTAAGCAGAATCGACGTTAGGAAGCTCGGGCCGGGGGCCTCGGCCAGGCGCCACCGGACCACCTCCAGCACGCCGGCTTCGTTGTGGCGGATGGACGGGAGGTAGTTCCAGGCGAGGATGAGGATCTCGCGACCGATGGCGGCGGGGTCGAAGTCGAGGAGGTAGCAGCAGaccgaggcggcggcggacgaTGGGTCGGCCAGGGATAGGCAGTGGTTGCGGCAGCCGTCGGAGCAGGAggcgggagggagggagagggtgccggcgaggaggacggggTGCGGGATTGGCGCGAAGGGGGCCGTGGTAGGGGCAGGATTCGGAGGGGAAAGCTTCGGCTTTTTGCGGGGCTGTGAGGTGGAGGTGGCGCGGGGaggagagggggaggaggagaagaaggaggaggcacCAGTCGTGGGACGGCGGATGAGGAggaggtcggcgacggcgagccggcgaggggcggttgcctccggcggcggctccaTGGCTGGCTAGGGATTGCGAGCGGCAGGGATGGGGATTTGGCGTTTGGGAGGCGAAGATGAGTAGGCGGGAAACGGCGATGTGGGGCCCACTTGATAGTTGGTTGACTAGTCAAATACAGTAGGCTGGAACAGCAGTCCATGTGCTTCAGCTGTGCATCAAAGAAGAACCCTTTTCTCGGTTCCTACCTACCAACGCCGATCAAGCTGTTCAGTTGTTTTTATCTGATATATTAGTGTTTTTTAAGGTAAACACATaatatattaagctagcaagTCGTTATATTATTAAAAACTTTCCATTCTCCGTAGGTACTCCGGTaagaaaaagagtgcgtctgaaatttACTAGTCCGAGATTAAAGTATAGTTACATCATCTAGAAGAGTTTGCAAAATGAAACTAGAGgctcatcgacccaattacaagaaGACTTATCTATATAATAGATCTTAGCTATTTCATGAGCCGCTTTGTTTATCTCTCTTGAGCAATACCTGAAATCAACCTTCCCAATCTAAGCTGCAAAGGCAAAACAGTCCAAAAAAAAACGTTGTGGCTTCATTCCAAATTTCTTCTCCGCTAGCTGATTACTTCAGATGAATCTGATTCGGCTTCAATCATATTACATCCTATAGAGTTCGCGAGAGTTAGTCCATAACGCATTGCCATTGCTTCTGCCATCATCATTGAAGATACGTGCGGAATATATATGCATGACGCAGCGACAAACACTCCCTATGCTCCCGAATAAGTGCTCATGCTGCTCCTGCTGACATACTAGTGTTCGTACTCTTGCCGATAGCCATTGACTACTACAATGACTTCGCGTGTGCATGTAGCCTTggtattgcggctcaaattaaaataatGAAAGAACCATTGTTGCTATTTTCAGGTCCGTGGTTTGGTTTGTATCTTCGGCTGCCTCAAGAAAACTACAAAATTATGTCatgaaagaagaaagagtttgaagacctcgaaaatTTGTTGGTTTCTTTCGTACTTTATTTTGTAGTAGTTGAAGTCAGCTGGTGTCTCATTACCacgtactatttgttactataaatatatgtcgtattgattgtcaaaaaaaagaaCAATTTTCACCGACGAGGCGTTTTTGCACCAGAAGAATATGCACATGCTATGCTTTAGGTTTTtaaaatgatttttgaaggttttttaaaattaaaaaaaatcaaacataAAATTAACATGTACGATCTTGACATATTACGTGTTTATAAAGTCGTTTCGCGAAAAAAAAATTGTCAATAGTTGTGAGGTTAGTCACCTACTTGCCCGAGCATATACAGTACTATGTCACTTGGTTACCAAGTAATATTCGCTTAGTTTTTAAGAAATCTCCATAGTTTTTTTCGATGGTGCCAGGCTAGTCACTTGCTTATCAGGATATATGTTATAGATAATACATACCAAGAAATATTAACTTAGTTACCAAGTTACTAAACACACTCCTGCCCATGTAAGACTTGCATGATGTTGATTTCATGGCATATATAGTGAAGGATGTACATGGCATATGGATCTGAAACCAATATTATTTTGCATACATATATGTACATGTTATTACAACTTTGATGAAGTCTCACCAGCTTATCTCACATTTTAGAGGGCATGACATAGTAGAACTAGGTACCATGTCATCAGTTGTTCTTCGCGTTTATCATAGTCGATTTAAAGATAATATAAAGAATCGGGAACGAACTGACATTGTCATCGACCAACTCAAATAACATCGTGAGCAACATATAGACTAGCCAATTACCAACAGACGGAATCCATATATTGCGAACCGTTTAGACAAGGGCTATTTAATCATCGCCCAACATAAAATAAAcctaatttatttgaaacaaatggCCAATTTTAATGATTAGGGTCCTGCTAGTACAACCAGACGTGTGTTCGAGGCAGACAGCGCGGTCCAGCGATGGTGGATATATAGTTAGATGCCACTACGGTCGAGGTTTTTCGAGGGGTGCACTCCGCCTCGGTCGAGGTCATCAGACACATGCCATGCCCACAATGGTCGTCGAAGAACTGCCTTGAGTCGAGGTCAAGAGTGTCACAGAGGTGTGCATCGCACCAGAGAGTTCGAGGGTGGAAATTGGTTAGGGATTCCCATATTTATATGATAGGTCGGGGATTCTTTTAGtccctccgattcataataaGTATCAGGGTTTTGATTCAAATTAGTTAACTTATTATGAATCAGAGGGTGTAATTAGGTTGATATCTAAAACTGGGTATGCTTGGTCGCTCTCATCCTTCATACACTTGTGAAAAAGTATAAATAGGTAGGAGGACAATAATATTTAGACCAAGCCACAAATAGAAAACATAAATATATGCATGTAAAATAACTCATATATTAATAAAAATGCATGTCTAAATACTCGATACTACTTGATAAACACTCCCGTTCGCactatcatcgtcatcctcatcatccacatctCATGCATTCCTCCCCACAATAATATACTTTTCTTAATTTAGTAATAATCTTCATCCACTTCTTCGCCTCATCATGTGCTTTGTCGCTGATTACATATCACTGGAGGATCTTTTCTTGCAAGTTTGCTTTTGTGTTATATTTTTACTCGATTTCACAGAGCAGGCAACGCACTCTTAAGATGCGGAGAGTTATGCTCTGATCTTGTCATATCACGAAATTGCAAATCACAACCTCAactttgcatccaaggaacctgcatCCAGTGGCAGATGGCCTATACCTGTTGCACGCAACGTAGCGACACGGTGGAAGGTCGCCCTTCCACTAAAGCATTGGGTTCGGGCTAACATCATTCCATTGCAGGTCATCATCAATATTCAATAGCATCGGGCGCAAACTAGTATTGAGATTCTGAGAGGGTGGTGAACTATGTAAAAACGAGTATTTTCCCAAATGTGAAAACCCAGATCGATCTTGATCAAGAACGTAAATGTTAGATTAAATCGAAATTCATAAGCCAAAAAATGCACTAATGCCTTGCCCACCGCACCCACTTAAGTTGTCCTCCAAAGAGGgatttgtaagggtatattgcccctatgtgtggttttggtaattaatgaaaacctctatggactaatgttttcattgagtttatatgaaggaatattccacaggtactacttgtattccatgtgttggattcaagtatggtatggatgccatgaagataaagatataccttgtgtattggcatcaagatcatcgatttgaagatatatatgtgatacgatcaagaagaagaaatgaagatagagttcttatgtggaactcaatattagccatgctctagcttatgtgataagcaatgaatgatcaagatcttgagagcttgattccaagtgaagaattcaagttatggctctaagttagtgtcatgatagtctcataagttgagctatggttgactaagatttagagcatgcaaataaatgaagaattctttatacacctcaagatagtatgatagagcatgagaagatacaaggttgaccaatccaaagagtgaagaatagattcaagtttggtcaacacatgaagcatgtgaagaatgtgccacgagaagtcatgtggtatggtaagccatgTCAatcatgctttatgaactaacccgtcATATGTGTTccattgtgttgtctatgtgggttaggtatctttccatgggcatgcatcaaaagtgagatctcatatagcccatgagaggatgacgtcaagttatgatcgtcatcaaggttgagttgggcaagttcaagttgatcatctcgagaggatcatatgcttgaagcttgtcgttcatttggtgataatggacatgtgaaggtgTGCATCAA encodes:
- the LOC124656789 gene encoding LOW QUALITY PROTEIN: CST complex subunit CTC1-like (The sequence of the model RefSeq protein was modified relative to this genomic sequence to represent the inferred CDS: inserted 1 base in 1 codon) yields the protein MEPPPEPRKKPKLSPPNPAPTTAPFAPIPHPVLLAGTLSLPPASCSDGCRNHCLSLADPSSAAASVCCYLLDFDPAAIGREILILAWNYLPSIRHNEAGVLEVVRWRLAEAPGPSFLTSILLNCVDAEPDSATRGRAFGVVRSVSVVFSVPHAAQKSKAGDLVGFIAEMMCCGCRQCKASQPESGQDHRFEVEKFVYFVDSASRWRPVLARLIGRPVSVTGLRKKMVSVGKKGSYTMLVSSAKTMVAWCPSYVGVPPLCELPGKCTGVYSGIVSGIYMHGMLVELDGIAWLLIDDKQLVPPHSLRIGAVISVKKLRLVRLKFDWTTVVLLGTCSKTSITINSFSLMDSKFHMRAENKGLSGKYLKSLDLSARFWTLLLTSCFKQKFKLGFEKEIWGSKNKQGLAHIYAAKVLSSKGFEPQHDVLVKFCNHNCDIKSSGSNLEACKLVIPFANFICKCESLWISIMLKCWNGMEKEGNNQGLNQFLCDGLPYPGTTKRIISTADLGFVLVGSMKISSLPRRLQLVDDTGCIDIIVPDLPPNVCLDGIYEINDCKLALEGPVAYLDHYGVSDPLSCKAVFQKLSFRKKLHHLKIFVIVNWSELSRIGPSSEIPSQTNNRGRLFHLLKLSHIFPAINNHQDTRGPSMYAEAMILPYNFKFTGQDDCIEHAESFRMSSTRSLCDSKVPMEKPCYIPCSLSFRTTSLSGTLVSSYSCGSDGTILIDTSCEEQGCPSRILLEFKEGRLLEYQLLRIGGYYLLECPSDSSSFAVKGCGCFQCGKISLDSQDKLWSLAISFNGNGNIKQGIVDQYTGEVDQPFSRNTFHNEIRLVQSWNNFHQHLDFLLKFYCEAVSGEMEEYNALCSVLNGLCSYSIEVITVSSCTDIMMREKPFGSSNLQSEKLVQGDLISLHGKVENIHSHDCKDWRLTPGNEAHNICIHLADDNQTVRLRGYLSKHCYPVGIGRGXSVTFHRVLLTRHELLLTPVTYIQVTSISHTELNRERATSPLMPGGLKDSSPSTVLPCPILREKHFKDSRPMQFQCRVVTIHLLVLDSCLHDLQTSEAANKSKILAVQVPVAGFIVDNGTSLCCCWADDARAELLLRLQEIAALDASAGLKFSKDRKKANLQQTFGSCLLKMLKKHKNVIVKNYGIPPDTSCRDLELSSGIGHVLNSLEQKLLKFIILNACCKGTLNVIASALDPNAINASNVGFPDVYPVQNMQNFWINESFQVDPLEEARRLLTTLENS